From Candidatus Pedobacter colombiensis, one genomic window encodes:
- the lpxK gene encoding tetraacyldisaccharide 4'-kinase has protein sequence MIKYLRLLLFPFSILYGMVIIFRNKLYDLGLFKSTHFDIPVICVGNLVVGGSGKSPVTEYLIRLFDGHKIAILSRGYGRKTEGFILADDTATAQTIGDEPMQFYSKFKQVTVAVCEDRVKGINLLKDDHDLIIMDDAYQHRAVRPGFSILLFEYQKLLSPQFLLPAGNLREPFAGYRRAQALLVTKGPIALTEAERLKCAGKFNGKTKNELSFSFITYGELKHLFSDVIQPCALITSNTSVFLLTGIANPLPLITHLKSYSGAIQHHDYPDHHQFSMQNVMKLVQAFNDDSSKEKIIVTTEKDAQRLLDVTFKELLLNLPVFYLPIKIELQKEDKNTFDQKILDYVSSTTRNR, from the coding sequence ATGATTAAATACCTAAGATTACTGTTGTTCCCTTTTTCCATTCTTTATGGAATGGTGATTATATTTAGGAATAAGTTGTATGATCTGGGGTTGTTTAAATCAACGCATTTTGACATCCCTGTTATTTGCGTAGGTAATCTGGTGGTAGGGGGATCGGGTAAAAGTCCGGTAACTGAATACCTGATCCGGTTGTTCGATGGGCATAAAATAGCTATTTTAAGCAGGGGGTATGGACGAAAAACCGAAGGTTTCATATTAGCTGATGATACGGCAACTGCGCAAACCATCGGAGATGAACCCATGCAATTTTACAGCAAATTTAAGCAAGTTACCGTGGCGGTCTGTGAAGACAGGGTAAAGGGAATTAATCTGTTAAAAGATGATCACGATCTTATCATAATGGATGATGCCTACCAGCACCGAGCTGTGCGCCCAGGATTTAGTATCTTGCTTTTCGAATATCAAAAATTATTAAGTCCGCAGTTTTTGTTGCCAGCAGGGAATTTAAGGGAACCATTTGCTGGGTATAGAAGGGCGCAGGCACTGCTCGTTACTAAGGGGCCAATAGCGCTGACTGAAGCAGAACGATTAAAATGTGCCGGGAAATTTAATGGGAAAACCAAAAATGAGTTGTCGTTTTCTTTTATCACTTATGGCGAATTAAAGCATTTATTTTCGGATGTCATACAGCCTTGCGCATTGATTACTTCCAATACATCGGTGTTTTTACTTACTGGTATTGCTAATCCTCTACCTTTAATTACCCACTTAAAGAGCTATTCGGGAGCTATTCAGCACCATGATTATCCTGATCATCATCAGTTTAGTATGCAGAATGTGATGAAGCTGGTTCAGGCTTTTAATGATGATTCTTCAAAAGAAAAAATCATTGTTACAACAGAAAAGGATGCACAGCGTTTATTAGATGTTACTTTCAAAGAATTACTGTTAAATTTACCTGTGTTTTATTTGCCGATTAAAATAGAACTGCAGAAAGAAGATAAAAATACATTTGACCAAAAGATTTTAGACTATGTTTCAAGCACTACACGAAACCGTTGA